From Leucoraja erinacea ecotype New England chromosome 36, Leri_hhj_1, whole genome shotgun sequence:
taaaagcttttcgctgtacctcggtacacgtgacaataaactgagctgaAACTGAAACCGGGAGGTAGGTTTTACTTTATGGCTTATTGGAAGGTTTCTGCACAAATCCAGTATTATTTgtctagaaaggaactgcagatgctggaaaatcgaaggtagacaaaaatgctggagaaactcagcgggtgcagcagcatctatggagcgagggaaataggcaacgtttcgggacgaaacccttacgggtttcgacccgaaacgttacctatttccttcagggtttcgacccgaaacgttgcctatttccttcgctccatagatgctgctgcaccctctgagtttctccagcatttttgtgtacctgtgttaTTTGTCCAGCTTGAATTACAAAGCTGCATCAATATAACTTCCTTGTCAAACACaaagtgaatagtgaaaggcctggatagaatgaatgtggagaggatgtgtccactagtgggagtgtccagGAAAAAAGGGCacggtctcagaataaaaggatgtacctttaagaaggagacgaggaggaatttctttagtcagagggtggtgaatctgtggagttcattgccacaagatgggtgtggaggccaagtcaatggaatatttttaaacatagaaacatagaaaataggtgcaggagtaggccacacttattaagtactctgggatgcaacttatcacagcttaaggataagggggaaatcctttaaaaccgagatgaggagaacttttttcacacagagagtggtgaatctctggaactctctgccacagagggtagttgaggccacagttcattggctatatttaagagggagttagatgtggcccttgtggccaaagggatcagagggtatggagagaaggcaggtacgggatactgagttgatgatcagccatgatcatattgaatggcggtgcaggctcgaagggccgaatggcctactcctgcacctaatttctatgtttctatcataaggtggacattgacagatttgtgattggtacgggtgtcaggggttatggggagaaggcaggagaatggggttgagaggggaaagatagtttagccatgattgaatggcggagtggactcgacggAACGAATTCTGTGCCTGGAACatttgaccaccaggttcaagcaCTGCTTCATCTCTTGGGCTCTTGAAGGGTGCACAAGACCAACCTCAGCAGCCATGATCTTCCCTGGAATATGCCTTTGGTTACACTACAGTTCGTTTTTACACTTATTATAGTTGTCTAGAATTACCATTAGAATTATTAATTATGATAACTCGTGTATGGGAGTGTTTACCAGCCTGTTGAGCTGCGGAAAGCAGGAATCTAATCGTCCCCTCTCCGGTACAAACGGCAAGTTTTAACACCCTTGGCTCTTAGACACCACACTCTGATCTGTCTTATTGCATATTTCATTCATTAATTTGTTGAAGAGGAAAggtcaggggaaggggaaagatgaGAGTGGAGAtggcagggggaggggagaggatggaggagaaggaaggagcggggggagagaggggaggggagaggagtggaaggggaggggaaaggagatgagaggggaggggggaggatggaggagaaggaaggagcggggggagagaggggaggggagaggagtggaaggggaggggaaaggagatgagagtggagggggagaggagagatactgcctgtccctctgagttactccagcattttgtgtcggtcgACAAGCACTCTCGGtcttttgtggaaggacattaccCACCTACACATACCCCAACCCAAATGTAAATgggggcacaaggaactgcagaggctggaatcttgattagaagacaaagtgctggaggaactcagcgggtcaggcagcatctgtagatggaagaagggccccaacccaaaacatcatctgtccattccctccacagatgctgcctgacccactgagttcctccagcattttctttgctACAGGAGAAGTCACTTAAGGAGTATTTTTACATGgcacatattttattttttttaccttGAACAGTGTCCTGTGCTTTTTATCTGGCCCGCTGAACCGACCCCAAAGACAAACCAGCCACAACATGACCATttctggagacacaaagaactgcaggtgctggaatctagaggaaaacacaaagtgctggaggaactcacctggtcaggcagcgtctgtggagggaataggcagAACAACTATTCGGGACAgagtcattctgaagaagagtcccgaccacaAACATGTCCCCTCCATtcgccccacagatgctgcctgacccgctgagttactccagcaccttgtgtttggcTAAAGTAAATGTATATTGTCAATATAACACACACATGATAGACACataacatatacacacactttaccaaatacacacaaacatacacacacacaagcacacacatttaaacacacacacattaacgcactcacacacactcacacaacaccCAAACACacgttaacacacacacacacacacacacacacacactaacacacatatacactaacacacactcacgtccacacatgcactaacacacagacacacactcacacactcttgaACACTCAAACACACgttaacacacatacacacataacacacataacacaacacgcactcacatacacacacagacactaacacacccacagacacacacactcaagaacacacaaacacactgaaacacacacactagcacacacacacacatacacacccacacattaacacacacgcacacacacacactaatgaaCACACTAGCACActgaaacacaaacacacacacacacacacattaacacacactcacacacacaacccatacacacacactcatgaacacacaaacacactgaaacacacacacacacaacacaaacacacacacacacacacacttaacacacacaaacacattaacacacacacacacacacactaacacacacacacattaacacaccacacacacactaatgaaCACACTAGCACACtgaaacacaacacacacacactaacacacacacacatattaacacacacacacacacactgaaatacAGACACACCAACACAGACTTGATATTGCATATTTGTGTGTTTAATGTTCACAGACTTGTATAAAGTTCTATTATTTGACACAGTGATGTGATGCTTACAGCGAGTTACTGCTGGCAGTTCCGTGGGTCAGTGTAGTTACAAGCTGGGTCCATCGGATGTTCTTCCCTGGTGACTTTCGCCACCATTCCGTGCGCCTGCCCGCAGCAGAGTGGGCGCTTGGTGCCTCTAGCAGCCGAGGTGGACCCCTCCTCGCCCCCCTGTCCATCTGGGTGTCCGGGCCAGAGGCCGTGGCCGGAGTCGGGGGCCTGGTAGCCGCTGTCACTCGGGTCCAGGGGCTCCTTGGACAAGAGGATACAGATGGAGGGGACGTTTTTCAGCAGAGTGAAGTTGTGGGCAGCAGCATCAGCATCTTGAGCATCTTGTAAGTGCTGCCGCCTCCACGTCTCCCGCAGGCTCTTGTAGCGCAGTCTGGTGATCTGGTGAAGCCCAGCGATCCGCCGTTTCATGATCTCCACGCAGGTGATAGTCTTGGTGACCGCTCGGCCCGAGCCGGTGAAGACTATCTGGCGGGTGGCGAGCAGCTCCATCCTGCCGATGGCGAAGCCCATCAGGTTCCTGATCTTGCTGCCTTCCTTCACCCTCATCTCCACCACGTTGAGGGGCAGGTCGTGGAAGGGCAgctggctctcctcctcactcccgCGGACCTTGGCGTagttgtccatgtgtgtgtgtgtgtgtggagtgtagatgggggagagagaaccGAACTGCAGACGCCAGGCACACGCACCGAGCTGGAGTTGTtagctcagtggcacaggcagcagcatctctggagagaaggaacgggcgactggctaacacagtgggacaggcagcagcatctctggagagaaggaacgggtcagagagacccttcttcagactggcatagTCCCACCaaatctttaccccctcccctcccttcccgggacaaaaaaatacactacctcctcctcccctcccttcaggGGTCTTCACAAAGGGCCCCCGTCTCTCTCCTCGCCGACGTGCCCATGCGATGAAGTTTTGCAAGAATTGATTGAACACATTTGGGAATGGGCGCAGCCTCCTTTAACCCTGCAGATTTATCCTCGTCTCGCCTctggtctctctctgtctgtctgtctaccccTTGGCACTCGTCCGGCGAGCCTTGACCATGCTGGACTCCCCGGCCTCACTCCAGGGACACAGGGAGTGTTGCCTCTCCCGGCCTCTTGCTCCGAGTCGCTCCTCTCCTCTGGTTTGGTCGTGGGCTCTGCTtgcgtatctctctctctctcgctctcgctctctctcactctctccccacaGCGCAGAGGCAAGGAACTGCGAATCAATCGCTGTTGCCGCATccctctctcctaccctccctccccctcctctcctcccccccccctcctcctctctcccccctctctctcccccctctccctcccccccttctccctcttccctctcctctctcccctcctctctccccctcccctctccccctccctccctccctcccccgctcctccccctcctccccccctctctctctcccacccctcccctccccctcctctctcccccctcctctcctctctcttctcctcctcctccccctctcctcctcctctccttctctccccctcccctctcccccctcctctcccctcccccctcctctctctccctcctctccccccctctccccctctcctcctctctctctccccctccactccccccctcctctctcccctctccaccccctctctccccctcccctctccccctcccccctccccctccctcctcccccctctctcccctctcctcccccccttctctcccccctctcctcccctctcccccctctcatctcccctatccccccccctcccccctcctctctactcccctcccccctcctctcctctccccccccctcccccctccccccccccccccttcctctccccccccccctcccctctcccccctccctctccccctccctctctcccctctcctctcctccctcctctctccccccctccccctctctcccaaagccctctctctctcctccctcctctcctcttccctctactctgtccctcctctctctccccccctcccccctctcccctcctctctcccctctccaaggCCTTCAAACTCCCAAAGCCACTCACTCCAATGCGAATGAATGCGTTCACCATTTAACCCCTTCAGCACCAGACTCAGCTTCATTGACCCCCCCACCTCCGCCACTGTTTTTCCCAATGATACCCACAACTAAGCTGTAGTGCGATTATTCCCAACAGCGCAGTGTAACTGGAGTAATCTAGAGCCAGACGTACAGTCCCTAGCCCAGATGAACAGATCccttgaactactatccacctcattggtgaccctcgaactatccttgatcggactttgctggctttaccttgcactaaacgttattcccttatcatgtatctgtacactgaagatggcccgattgtaatcatgtattgtctttctgctaaaaaAGGGTTTTcggcctaaaacgttgcctatttccttcgctccatcgatgctgccgcacccgctgagtttccccagcacttttgtctaccttgcctttccgctgactggttagcacgcaacaaaaagctttttgctgtacctcggtacacgtgacaataaactaaactgaactgaagcttTTCCCAAGGCCTCTATTTGGAACCAGAGTcccaggtatgatcctgactccgggtactgcctgtacatagaaacatagaaatatagacaataggtgcaggagtagaggccattcggcccttcgtgcctgcaccgccattcaatatgatcatggctgatcatccaactcagtatcccgtacctgccttctctccataccccctgatccccttagccacaagggccacatctaactccctcttaaatatagccaatgaactgcggcctcaactaccctctgtggcagagagttccagagattcaccactctctgtgtgaaaaaagttcttctaatctcggttttaaaggatttcccccttatccttaagctgtgaccccttgtcctggacttccccaacatcgggaacaatcttcctgcatctagcctgtccaaccccttaagaatagaatgccttttattgccattcaaacagacatggatgggtgacgtttcaagcccCTTCCTCAGCTCATCTGAAAGGTTGTTAATTCATAGATTCACGTTTCAaaacatttcctttccatttcGAGCCAATTTTTAGCCTTTttagcattaaaataaatgctttCCCACACAAAGCGGTGCATCGCTGGGGATATGTGTTAAATAACTGTTACTGCAGCTTCCTCATCGATGGCTTGCCAAATAATTGAGGTGACTATTTACAGAACTCGAGGCCTCACACACATTTCAAATCGCCACAGTTCTCTTTCCTCATGTGCAAAATATAATCAATTATATTTAAGGAAGTGGAACCTGTTCAATGCTCAGCATCATTGCTCCTTTTATTGTGATCATGCAATTTATCACAAGTGTGGGGGaaagcctaattttgctcctctgACTGATGAATTTGTGAACTTATGAATTCACTGTCAccgtgggcagtggaggccaagacattgggtccttttaaggcggaaattgatagattcataataataataataataattttatttatagagcactttaaaagcaaacatagctgcaacaaagtgctgtacatcactaatcattgacaaaaaagttaatacacagcaaaaataacaatcaaaagaaatagtaggaaaagacatgtaaaataaagaaacatcaaaaacaccaaaaacagaagcaaagtctcaggcagggtcaaaagccagggagtacaaatgtgttttaacactggatttgaagatggacagtgagggggcctgtctgatgtgcaacggcagggtgttccagagtgccggagcagcaacagagaaggctctatcccctctgagcctccgactagacctcggtacctccaggagcagctgacctgctgacctgagggaccgggcaggagtgtatgggtggagcagctcagagaggtaaggcggggcgagcccattcagagatttaaaaacaaataacagcatcttaaaatgaactcgaaatgATTCATGATTgtcaagggtgtcaaaggttatggggagaaggcaggaaaatggggttgagagggaaaatagatcagccatgatcaaatggcaaagcagactcaatggtctaattctactccgatgttTTATGGATTTACAATTCTCGGGGCTTATCCTGACAATTCTAAACGCAAGTTGTGGAAGAAGAGAATCCAACAGTGCCTGGAAAATCTACAGCAACATTAGGGGCTTAATTCAAAGCTGCAGCTCAAACCTGAAGTGTAGGCTTCAAGAGGTGCCTTTTCTCTGACAGAGATAAATCATTTCTTTAAAGCGGATTTGCTTGCAGGTCTCAAACAGTTTATGCTGTCATTCTGTGAGATGGTAATGTTGGTTTTCATTCCCCTGAAGCGTAATCCCGAACTGCCGGTGAACAGAACATGATATTAAAGAAAGCGGAGCTGTCAGCATTTTGCAATTGTAAGTATTCCAGCTTTCTGCCTTGCAATTAACCGCTCATTCCGATGAAGATTGTGAATTAAATACGATGGGGCTGAAAGGCATTTGTACATCTGacatgtttcttcccagctgatatcaggcaacggaatcatcctaccacaaccagagagcagtgctgaactactatccacctctttggtgaccccgcggactatccttgattggactttgctggctttaccttgcacttataCCTAAACCCCAGTCCCATGGAACGggttaattccaagagttctccccgagtttgccctgattcgactcggagatttacggtaatggccactcgttggtactcggggctctcgtggacatttttcatcacgttgaaaaatcttcacaaggcTTCCTGtgcttgcctgccgttagcgagtcttcccgagtacctgccattagcgctaagagacattaaacatttttcacacaaagagtggtgaatctctggaattctctgccacagaaggtagttgaggccacagttcattggctatatttaagagggagttagctgtgacccttgtggctaaagggatcagtggatatggagagaaggcaggtacaggatactgagttggatgatcagccatgatcatgttgaatggcggtgcaggctcgaagggccgaatggcctactcctgcacctattttacaagatacaagagatacaagatacatttaattgtcatttggaccccttgaggtccaaacgaaatgccgtttctgcagccatacattacagacacatagacccaagacacaacataatatcccgtacataaacatccatacacatgatgctgtgatggaagggccaaatctaacttaTCTctccaatatagccaatgaactggccccccccccccgatgtcagagagttccagagattcaaagcCCCCGTGTGGCGATGGCGttctgtcccgcggccattaaagccacgccgggtggtgctggacttccccaacatcgggaacatcgcaTCTAGCACCTGCCCAACCCTTTTTGGTTTTATATGATCCCCGGCGTACGCtcgctagagagtataaaccaagctatCCATCTTCTAAGCCGCGAcagggcggtgatgtaggccccgcacTCCAGGCAATAATgctctcagatttggagacccctGCGCAACTCgggcttttctatgtttctatccagtctttcttcatatgaaagtcccgccatcccaggaatcagtcaggtgaaccttctctttactccctctaacacaacacacgatagtctttaacataaacattcccacacagcggaatcaaagtttcccactgtgagggtagACATGAAATCTACACTCAAGATGAAAGACATGGTCCCAGCTGGAACAAACTTTGCGACCCAATTGCTCGTAGACCGTAGAACGTTTCTGCCATTTGCCTACCAGACCACGGGTGGAGATAATAACTTTCTTAATTTCAGCTACTGTTTTGACGAACAATATTCCCCAGAAAGCAAATTAAAATCTCCAACCCAAGTCCAATTATATCAGCAATCTTCTTCAGTTCTGCCTCACTTCCCTCTTTCATGCAATGAAGCTTTTTAGTTGTCAGCACCTGGCCTGTGACAGTTTAAAATTTGTCTCCAGTTGTGAGAGTTGTTAGGATTCTTGAAAAATGCATGAGCGTTTGAAACTGCTATCTAATTATTCACTGCAGCTGAGCATACGGAATTAGACAAATTGAGGGGGGGAAATGATTTTCCTTCCTCTCGGAGTAAATGAACAAATGATTGCAATTAACGCCCAAATGATTCAGTCCTTTTCGATTTCACACTGCTTAAGTAAAAATGAGTGCTCACCGCATTAATGGGCAACTGCATTGTGGATTGAAAtgcgttatagacaatagacaataggtgcaggtgtaggccattcggcccttcgagccagcaccgccattcaatgtgatcatggctgatcatccccaatcagtaccccgatcctgccttctccccatatccctgactcagctatttttaagagccctatctagctctctcttaaccatataaccataaccatataacaattacagcacggaaacaggccatctcggccctacaagtccgtgccgaacaaattttttcccttagtcccacctgcctgcactcataccataaccctccattcccttctcatccatatgcctatccaatttatttttaaatgataccaacgaacctgcctccaccacttccactggaagctcattccacaccgctaccactctctgagtaaagaagttccccctcatgttacccctaaacttctgtcccttaaatctgaagtcatgtccccttgtttgaatcttccctattctcaaaggacaCCAAATAACTTGCGATTCCTCTGACCGAACAATTCTGTTAGATTTACACATCGAGTTTCTCCTCCTCTGAGGCAAATTGAgcaggatttcctgacatcactaagggcctgtcccacttaggcgattttttaggagaCTAGGCtgtcggggtgtcgcctgtatggccgttgGTCgtcccctcagtcgcccaaagagtcgtagcgtctttttggccgccgctggattttccaacgtgtttgacgccaatgagcgtcgcttgacttctcctgacgaagGTGCTGCCGTAGTTGTCACCAGTAGAATTGTAAAATGTCCtctggtgcgtaggatagtgcgtgtttacggggtgatcgctggtcagtgtggacccgatgggccgaagggcctttatccacattgtatctctaactgCAGCGAAGGGGATTGGGGAAACACAACTGCAGGCCGGTggggcaaggggagggggggaaacattATCTGAAGcaagaggacatctcagatatatgggagagagaaagccttatccTGAGAGCAGATGCAGTGGAGATGGAGAAACTGCGAGAAtcttacatagacatagaaacatacacaacaggtgcaggagtagaggccatttggcccttcgagcctgcaccgccattcaatatgatcatggctgatcatccaactcggtatcccatccctgccttctctccataccccctgatctctttagccacaagggccacatctaactccctcttaaatatagccaatgaactgtggcctcaactaccttctgtggcagaggattccacagattcacaactctctgtgtgaaaaatgtttttctcatctcggtactaaaagacttcccccttatccttaaactgtgtgaccgtttgttctggacttccccaacatcgggaacaatctggagaaactcagcgggtgcagcagcatctatggagcgaaggaaataggcaacgtttcgtcccgaaatccttcgggtttcgacccgaaacgttgcctatttcctttgggtttccatataaccatataaccatataataattacagcacggaaacaggccatctcggccctacaagtccatgccgaacaaatttttttccccttagtcccacctgcctgcactcataccataaccctccattcccttctcatccatatgcctatccaatttatttttaaatgataccaatgaacctgcctccaccacttccactgggagctcattccacaccgctaccactctctgcgtaaagaagttccccctcatattacccctaaacttctgtcccttaatttcgtcccgaaacgttgcctatttccttcgctccatagatgct
This genomic window contains:
- the LOC129713620 gene encoding ribonuclease P protein subunit p25-like protein encodes the protein MDNYAKVRGSEEESQLPFHDLPLNVVEMRVKEGSKIRNLMGFAIGRMELLATRQIVFTGSGRAVTKTITCVEIMKRRIAGLHQITRLRYKSLRETWRRQHLQDAQDADAAAHNFTLLKNVPSICILLSKEPLDPSDSGYQAPDSGHGLWPGHPDGQGGEEGSTSAARGTKRPLCCGQAHGMVAKVTREEHPMDPACNYTDPRNCQQ